In Cryptomeria japonica chromosome 10, Sugi_1.0, whole genome shotgun sequence, a genomic segment contains:
- the LOC131046503 gene encoding translocase of chloroplast 120, chloroplastic has product MNNIWTDSRRVGHSVDTLQEKRERNNKLKQNEIEKQKEEAVFENMIVFEANKYRIKKQLKIRNDENHDIKENKDKKHNNSGGQDPCELVPEYDGRAILLFPNAYACDCDLREIGLPEHCIFEYPPSDVADKQDIALKEAGTHEIHNAMNKEPTIVMEEVHTSPCGGKVQEYQMSSDAAGLLFTVITKSEIMSESVKKQVRAVEKDLGVGVEKKVLDKLRTYRAPIKECGGEELTETPASNKGLNVDEGNIYVEKLETKTQLGSQVTSECYRQQVGAEMEVVQVENEEIEIARDIDVNDDENRIMLDSYAGNECQDKINGSLIDELSLCEIDEAYKFQTVDQNLLEFQGVINRECVDEFGEVAWNASQGFTQSSIDILQSNDVELIVNDLGIIKSVDVVKKADRELKPLEDTQTDKKHPKHKNIGNANVSIRSTPVGGIDEDTITVIDWKQDCPVLKENDSEIETHELLDATFAEEKQHPNKVSTVGFQIREIMENSDNAYKSPFNRKSLSEFDFPVWSPKAFSGVVDVRPKSGNFGDDDTESEEEDDLHANVTALLPSNSSLVPGAACPAGIESAVHALGHVPPIMHRFLPNVFSVPESSSSPMNKNNELNETQEKLQVLRVKFLRLMHRFCQTPDNFVVGQVLYRLGLAEQLWWSRNSRRTGPFKFDTSNLIAQELEASQREDLDFTCTILVLGKTGVGKSATINSIFGEVKSETNAFRAGTKVTQEIVGTINGIQVRVIDTPGLLVSCSDQSQNGKILASVKRFIRKTPPDIVLYIDRLDMQSKGKDDLPLLCTITDAFRPEVWSNAILVLTHAASAPPDGPYGTPISYETYISQRSQAVQQTIRQAAGDMQLINPVSLVENHTSCRTDRVGQRILPNGQIWKTDLLLLCFASKILAEASSLLKLKDGMHEKPLVTHVTAPPLPLFLYSLLQSRSQLKLPEEQLWDVDVSDDGLEDSSDLEEESEYDKLPPLKRLTRSQIARLDKEQKKAYFDEVDYREKLFMKKQWKDKRCQRRSMKKIKTREKNEKYKKHMEEEVGTAELTPISMPDVALPPSFDADSPAYRYRFLDTVSQWLVQPVLESYGWDHDIGYEGLNLEKTFVIGSKIPVSISGQVIKDKDEANLQLECAASVKHGEGKMTLARLDIQNIGKEVSYTLHSETRFSNFKYNKIKAGMAFTLLGDSLSVGMKLEDILMIGKRFKVVLNGGTMSDRGGLAYGGNLEATLRDKDYPIGGKLATLGLSVMNSHEGLAFGFNLQSHFGIGRNTSMDACANFNRNGKGQASVCIRSFEQLQIALVGVIPIIKALIGHRFFSWLSVDRTLSPKSFCDC; this is encoded by the coding sequence ATGAACAACATATGGACAGACAGCAGAAGGGTGGGGCACAGTGTCGACACACTGCAGGAGAAAAGGGAGAGGAATAATAAGCTCAAGCAGAATGAAATAGAAAAACAGAAAGAAGAGGCTGTGTTTGAAAATATGATTGTGTTTGAAGCTAACAAGTATAGAATAAAGAAGCAATTGAAGATAAGAAATGATGAAAACCATGATAtaaaagaaaataaagataaaaaacataACAATTCAGGAGGGCAAGACCCATGTGAGCTTGTCCCAGAGTATGATGGGAGGGCTATATTGCTGTTTCCAAATGCCTATGCATGTGATTGTGACCTGAGAGAAATAGGCTTACCAGAACATTGCATATTTGAATATCCTCCTAGTGATGTGGCAGATAAACAGGACATTGCACTTAAAGAGGCAGGCACACATGAAATTCACAATGCTATGAATAAGGAGCCTACAATAGTGATGGAGGAGGTACATACCTCGCCATGTGGTGGGAAAGTACAGGAATATCAGATGTCATCTGATGCGGCAGGGTTGTTATTCACAGTAATTACCAAATCAGAAATAATGAGTGAGTCTGTAAAAAAGCAAGTGAGAGCAGTGGAGAAAGATCTGGGAGTAGGAGTTGAGAAGAAGGTACTTGACAAATTAAGAACATATAGGGCACCTATAAAAGAGTGTGGTGGTGAGGAGCTTACTGAAACTCCAGCGTCAAACAAGGGACTAAATGTAGATGAAGGGAATATTTATGTAGAGAAGCTTGAAACAAAGACACAATTAGGCTCTCAGGTCACTTCTGAATGTTATAGACAGCAGGTGGGGGCTGAGATGGAGGTGGTTCAGGTGGAGAATGAAGAAATTGAAATTGCTAGAGACATTGATGTAAATGATGATGAAAATAGGATAATGCTAGATTCTTATGCTGGGAATGAATGTCAGGATAAGATCAATGGAagtttgattgatgagttgtcaCTTTGTGAGATAGATGAAGCCTATAAGTTTCAAACTGTAGATCAGAATCTTTTAGAATTTCAAGGTGTAATTAACAGAGAATGCGTGGATGAATTTGGTGAAGTAGCATGGAATGCGTCACAGGGTTTTACACAATCTTCTATAGACATTCTACAATCAAATGATGTAGAATTAATTGTCAATGACCTAGGTATCATCAAATCTGTCGATGTAGTAAAAAAGGCAGATAGGGAGCTGAAACCTTTAGAAGATACTCAAACTGACAAAAAACATCCAAAACATAAGAATATTGGCAATGCAAATGTTTCAATTAGATCTACGCCTGTGGGGGGAATAGATGAAGATACAATTACAGTTATAGACTGGAAGCAAGATTGTCCAGTCCTCAAGGAGAATGATTCTGAGATAGAAACTCATGAACTACTTGATGCTACTTTTGcagaagagaaacaacatccaaatAAAGTTTCTACAGTTGGATTTCAGATAAGGGAAATAATGGAGAATTCAGATAATGCATACAAATCCCCATTCAATAGGAAATCTTTGTCAGAGTTTGACTTTCCAGTCTGGTCTCCCAAGGCTTTCAGTGGAGTTGTGGATGTTAGACCAAAGTCGGGAAATTTTGGAGATGATGATACTgaaagtgaggaagaagatgactTGCATGCAAATGTGACTGCTTTACTTCCTTCCAACAGTTCATTGGTGCCTGGTGCAGCATGCCCTGCTGGCATTGAATCCGCTGTTCATGCATTGGGGCATGTTCCACCTATAATGCATCGTTTTCTACCAAATGTTTTTTCAGTacctgaatcatcatcatctccaatgAACAAGAACAATGAGTTAAATGAGACACAAGAAAAGCTTCAGGTGCTTAGAGTGAAGTTCCTAAGGCTTATGCACAGGTTTTGCCAGACTCCAGACAATTTTGTGGTCGGACAGGTGCTGTACAGACTTGGACTTGCAGAGCAGCTGTGGTGGAGCAGGAATTCTCGCCGAACTGGACCTTTCAAATTTGACACAAGCAATTTGATTGCACAGGAGCTGGAAGCATCTCAGCGGGAAGATTTGGATTTTACTTGTACAATACTGGTTCTTGGGAAAACTGGAGTTGGTAAGAGTGCAACCATCAATTCAATCTTTGGTGAGGTGAAATCTGAAACCAATGCATTTAGGGCAGGGACTAAAGTGACACAGGAGATTGTGGGGACTATTAATGGGATCCAGGTGAGAGTGATTGATACACCTGGGCTTCTTGTTTCCTGTTCTGATCAATCTCAAAATGGTAAGATCTTGGCATCAGTAAAGCGTTTCATTAGGAAAACACCTCCAGATATTGTCCTCTACATTGATCGGCTGGATATGCAGAGCAAAGGCAAGGATGATCTCCCTTTGTTGTGCACTATAACAGATGCCTTTAGACCTGAAGTTTGGTCCAATGCCATTTTAGTCCTCACACATGCTGCATCTGCTCCACCTGACGGTCCTTATGGAACTCCCATAAGCTATGAAACATACATATCTCAGCGTTCTCAGGCAGTACAACAAACAATCCGCCAGGCTGCAGGAGATATGCAGCTTATCAATCCAGTATCCTTGGTAGAGAACCATACTTCATGCAGGACTGATAGGGTAGGTCAAAGGATTCTGCCAAATGGGCAGATTTGGAAGACTGACTTGTTGTTACTTTGCTTTGCATCCAAAATTCTGGCTGAGGCAAGTTCACTCTTGAAGTTGAAAGATGGCATGCATGAGAAGCCATTGGTAACTCATGTAACAGCTCCACCATTGCCTCTATTTCTTTACTCTTTGCTGCAATCAAGATCTCAACTAAAGCTGCCTGAAGAGCAACTTTGGGATGTGGATGTTTCTGATGATGGCCTTGAAGATTCATCAGATCTGGAGGAAGAGTCTGAGTATGACAAGCTACCTCCTTTAAAACGATTAACAAGGTCCCAGATTGCTAGATTAGATAAAGAGCAGAAGAAAGCCTATTTTGATGAGGTAGACTACAGGGAAAAGTTATTCATGAAGAAACAGTGGAAAGATAAGAGGTGTCAGCGGAGGTCTATGAAGAAGATAAAGACTAGggagaaaaatgaaaaatacaagaaGCACATGGAAGAGGAAGTTGGTACAGCTGAATTGACACCTATATCTATGCCAGATGTGGCATTGCCACCTTCTTTTGATGCCGATTCTCCTGCGTACAGGTACCGTTTTCTTGATACGGTGAGTCAGTGGTTGGTACAGCCAGTTCTGGAAAGTTATGGGTGGGATCATGATATTGGCTATGAAGGGTTGAATTTAGAGAAGACTTTTGTAATTGGGAGCAAAATTCCTGTTTCAATTTCAGGTCAGGTTATAAAGGACAAGGATGAGGCTAACCTGCAGTTAGAATGTGCTGCTTCCGTTAAGCATGGAGAAGGAAAAATGACATTGGCAAGGCTTGATATTCAGAACATTGGCAAGGAAGTGTCTTATACCCTACATAGTGAAACAAGATTTAGTAATTTCAAATACAATAAGATCAAAGCTGGGATGGCCTTCACTCTGTTAGGGGATTCCTTGTCAGTTGGTATGAAGCTTGAGGATATCTTGATGATTGGCAAGAGGTTCAAGGTAGTTTTAAATGGGGGTACCATGTCTGATCGAGGAGGCCTAGCTTATGGTGGAAACTTGGAAGCTACCTTGAGAGACAAGGACTATCCAATTGGTGGTAAGCTTGCTACCTTGGGACTCTCTGTAATGAACAGCCATGAAGGTCTTGCTTTTGGATTCAATTTGCAGTCGCATTTTGGTATTGGAAGGAATACGAGTATGGATGCTTGTGCAAACTTCAATAGAAACGGTAAAGGACAAGCTAGTGTGTGTATAAGAAGCTTTGAACAACTTCAAATTGCTTTGGTTGGTGTCATTCCTATCATTAAGGCCCTAATTGGTCACAGGTTCTTCTCATGGCTTTCAGTAGACAGAACACTAAGTCCTAAATCCTTTTGTGATTGCTAG